In Pyrus communis chromosome 11, drPyrComm1.1, whole genome shotgun sequence, the sequence TCCCTTGGTGAAGGGGCTTCAGATCTCCTTTAGGATGCCCCTTGGATGTGGGAACAAGAGGAAGAGTGAAAAAAGCTAGCTAGCCCACTCTTCCTTTAATAGGAGGAACATGTTTTGTGGTGTAGGAGGTGATGAATATTTCACTCTTATTTTCAAGCTTAATGGAGCTTGAATTTCTCTTTAGAAAacacttttcttttctccttagttGCTTGCTTTCTTAAAAGCCTACAACCATTACTCAATTGCTAAATCGAAGAGTGTTATATAGAGTTTGTGTAAATACATAGACTCCCTACTATTTTACAATTTCAACATCAATTTtcatgtcaacattataaaatattgtgctaaAAACATAAGAGAATGATAAGGAGACTCTAAAAAAAGTAGGGTTCTCCATGAACTTTCTGTCATCTCACAGTTTAATGTCAATTTtcatgccaacattataaaacattgggCAAAAAACATGAGGTAACAGAGAGTCCATAGAGAGTTCCCTCAGCATTTCTCAAAAATTGAATCGGCAGAAAGTCCATGGAGAGttccacttttgagagagttttTTTAGCATTTGGTGAGAATGAATTCACAGTGATATGATGATAGACCTTGCAcaggcttataagtaagttgagctactctccatattgctaattgattttatggtggaacctaaACTTTCTTCATAATATCAGAGCGGGTTTGTCCcatgtgtgaagccaaacggccacacgtTCTCTAAGTCATCCCATTGTGTTGTCCACTTGTTAAGTTTGAAAATTCGCCGCACGTGAAAgggtgtgttgagaatgaatcccacattgatgagaggatggactttgcatgggcttataagtaagttgagctactccccatattgtcaATGAGTTTTATGAcgaaatctcaactttcttcatagtatcaGAGCAAGTTGTCCCATGTGCGAATGGCCACATGTGCTCCACGTCATCCGGTTGTGTTGTCCACGCATTAGGTTTGAAAACTCACCACACTTGAGGGGTGTGttaagaatgaatctcacattgatgagacAGAGGatcttataagtaagttgggctactccccatattgccataaaaaactaaattattattttgaatttaaaagcaACATCGACATAAATCATTTAGAGGAAATTGTAGCATGGTCCCTCAATTTGAACCCAATTGGAGTAATattccctcaactaaaaatccatgatCACTGGTTTTTAATTCATCAAAATGTGCAAGTATGGTCATTTGTCACTCCGTTAGAACTTCAGTCAAAATGAGTCATATGCCAAGCAAGTGAGGTTGAATCAAAGggcaaatatggaaaaccaaatgaaaaaaattgtagcaatgatctcttaactttaactcaattggagtaatggtccctcaactttaaccaaatTATAGCAATTGTCCTTCCTACATGGCTCATTTTGATGGAATTCTAATGACGTTAACGAAAAATGATCATAGCTGCACATTTCgataagttaagggaccaatgattATAGATTTTTAATTAAAGGACCATTACTcaaattgagttaaaattgagaGACTATTGCTACAAATTTTTTagggtaaaatacaaaaaactacctcaactattggggtcacgacaatttcatacatcgtcttttaaaattgacaatgtcataccgcatcttacgaaattgtgacaatgtcatacctccgtcaaattttctgttagtttttctgttaagtactgacgtggcaagagatagggaccactcactaatccagctagattaaaaaataattaaatattaaaaaaattaagaataaaaaacaaaaaaaaaaaaacaaaatttctagGGGTGCGGCATCCCCTTTCCTTCACCCGgaccaatttcaatttttttttttgttcttctctctcctccatcttcttcatcttcttcttcttcttctcctggGGCGAAACTGGAtttgtcactttttttttttcgttcttcttctctcttcttcttcttcttcttcttgggccgAAACTgggtatgaatttttttttctttttgttttttgttttttttgttatgtttctGGGTTGTAGGTAAAGGGAAAAGGGGACGAAGATGAAGATGAGGAGGAGACAGAgagggttcttcttcttcttcttgggccgAAACTGGgttcgaaattttttttttttttccacctcttcttcttcttcttcttttgcggGCGGACCGGGAGGGGGGTTGAGTTGatgtgttttcttcttcctcttcctccttctccttcttcttctccttcttcttctttttcttcttccttcttctgggttgcagtttcccttttttttttttttcctcctcttcttcctcctccttcttcttcttcagttcttcctccttctcctatTGTGGGGAGGGGGGGCGGGTGGGGTTagggggttgggttttcaaatatatatatattttttttggttttttttgttttaaagattaagcaagaagaagatgaagatggagaagagagagaggggggaaggGACGACTaaggtatatatatatttttttacttttatttattattttaatatttaaaaaatattaaatattttttttagtttttaataattttttaatagaaaataggCTCCGAATCAAgacacgtcagcacttaacagaaaaattaacagaaaaactgacgaaGGTCTaatattgtcacaaattcgtaagatgatgtatgatattgtcaattttaaaaatgaggtatgaaagtgtcgtgatactaatagttgagatagttttttTGTACTATatccaaaattttaattatttataaatattttgtatATTCAATAAAGTAATACAAACCaccaaatttaaataaaaaatagtctTCAGCATAGTATTAAAATCACTGATTTCATAATCAAGACAGATAAAAGCATAACACAAAATCGAAAAGCACACAAGTTCTTGTGCACGTCAAACCAAGACGCTACATAAGCATCACACACAAGTATCATCGTCCACATCTGAATAGAACACGTGGCTCAACTTTTAAGCCTAACTAGAACAACACATGGAACGAGGCACGTCAAACGACATATAGAAAATGAGGTAAGGTGCCACTTACACAAAAATCGAGGCATGCCAAACTATTCATCTTGGAAGCCTAAACATGTccaaatttttattgtttgacaACTTAGCTTAACCCCGAGATTTTATGAGTATCTAATAATAGTTTCTAACAATTACATTTCCATAAGTCTTTACTGGTAAAGTCTCGTGTAACTTGTAATTTGTGACATCACATGACAAATATTTATCGAATTATGTATAGTTGCAAAAGGACCACCTCTCCTCTAACACGTAATAGTGTAGTCTGTAATGGCGTTCTCCCTGGGTTGTGCTTGTCGATCTCACACAGTCATACTGTCACTTGCTCAGTTGCTTTCCTTTACTTCCTCAAGTAACGGTCACTTTTCCTCTGCATCCCCGTTCGGCCTCCCATCTTCCACAATTAATAAATTAGCTTACCAAAACAAACGGCTATAATATTATTCCCCTCCTCAGATCCTCTCTCGATTTCTCCGTCTCTCCCAAACCCAGAAGCAAACGCCAATTTCAttacctctttctctctctctctctctctctctctcaaaatgcacaaaaacatcgCTTTCTCTTTCATCCTCTCACTCGCCCTCTTCTGCCTTTTGATCCTGCCTTCCACGGCCAAGGACGGCGTGGTTACGACGGAGCTGTGGTGCGTGGCCAAGAACAACGCGGAGGACGCCCTCCTGCTGACGGCGCTGAACTGGGCATGCGGGCCTGGTGGGGCCGACTGCAGCCCAATCCAGCAAGGTGGGCCCTGCTACGACCCAACCGACATCCAGAACACTGCCTCCTACGCTTTCAACGACTACTTTCTGAAACACGGCATGACCGACGATAGTTGCAACTTTGATAACACTGCCGCACTCACTTCTCTGAATCCCAGTAGGttctaatattatttacactttttttagtctttgggaaaaaaatttaattggaCATTAAAAGTTAAATCATAGATGGGTTCCTGCTGGATTTAGATGCTGAAAATCCATTTTTCTGATTCGTTGCGATCTTCACATAAACTGTATTTTTTCCTTCCTATACAGGTCATGATAAGTGCAAATTCCCATCCAGGTAACTCCTTCAACTTGTTACAGTTGCATGGTTAGATTTCTGTTTTTTAATTGCtttttcaattagaattttgatAACTGCGTTTGGCCGTTTcggaaaattaaataaatagtaataatattcataccatatttttatatcacatttataTACTATCTTATATGAACAGctacatcatttgaaaattttacaaaACCTAAAGAAAGGAATGAGAAATACTCATCGTATATTACAAtaatcatttaattaattattttttttaattattagtttattaaataatgaattaaatttaaaaattcgattaattcaaatgatgttaTTGTTCACATTAAATACCATctaaaataatatgaaaatatgattaaaaaacataatatgaatAACATAACCCTTATATAAATGGTGTAATAGTAGTGAGACAGTCGCAGTTAGTGTCGCATCCCCGTTCGTGCAAGGTGAGCAACTTGGATGAACTGGATACATCTTTACGGTGACACTATGATGTAATAATACAATGTCACTTATT encodes:
- the LOC137749152 gene encoding PLASMODESMATA CALLOSE-BINDING PROTEIN 5-like, translating into MHKNIAFSFILSLALFCLLILPSTAKDGVVTTELWCVAKNNAEDALLLTALNWACGPGGADCSPIQQGGPCYDPTDIQNTASYAFNDYFLKHGMTDDSCNFDNTAALTSLNPSHDKCKFPSSLSASNASISSPSTAYENGMGPSENLNGSNKISEQWIWPLVTSFLVIAYNTWAMG